In a genomic window of Gossypium arboreum isolate Shixiya-1 chromosome 7, ASM2569848v2, whole genome shotgun sequence:
- the LOC108483458 gene encoding high-affinity nitrate transporter 3.2 codes for MAARVLVLASILIFSCFAETCYGVISFSSLQRTLVVTASHRQGLLKAGEDKITVRWGLNQSFPAGTYSSYKTIKVQLCYAPISQVDRAWRKTEDHLNKDKTCQFKIVKKPYTNVNETLEWTIERDVPTATFFIRAYALDSDDHEVAYGQNTDAEKKTNLFEIQAITGRHVSLDIASVCFSAFSVVSLMGFFFMEKRKARKSQQ; via the exons ATGGCAGCTCGAGTTCTTGTTTTGGCTTCAATTCTTATTTTCTCTTGTTTTGCAGAGACATGCTATGGGGTGATCTCTTTCTCATCCCTTCAAAGAACACTTGTTGTTACTGCTTCTCATAGACAAGGAC TTTTGAAAGCCGGGGAAGACAAGATCACAGTGAGATGGGGATTGAACCAGAGTTTCCCGGCCGGGACCTACTCGTCTTATAAGACCATCAAGGTCCAGCTCTGCTATGCACCCATCAGCCAAGTCGACCGTGCATGGCGGAAAACCGAGGACCATCTTAACAAAGACAAGACATGCCAGTTCAAGATCGTCAAGAAACCCTACACCAACGTCAACGAAACCCTTGAATGGACCATCGAACGAGACGTGCCGACGGCGACGTTCTTTATCCGAGCCTACGCTTTGGACTCCGACGACCACGAGGTGGCGTACGGTCAAAACACCGACGCCGAGAAGAAAACCAATCTGTTCGAAATCCAAGCCATCACCGGCCGCCATGTTTCGCTCGATATAGCGTCGGTTTGTTTCAGTGCTTTCTCCGTTGTGTCGTTGATGGGGTTCTTCTTTATGGAGAAAAGAAAGGCAAGGAAATCTCAGCAGTAG
- the LOC108457972 gene encoding quinolinate synthase, chloroplastic yields the protein MDFSSSMAIKPSSSSCSSLFAISRAQNSSPKPLHFNFHGIPRNHQSSFFKSLKCIQSPPPGSLPSNPTSFSCSAVTLSPTQTSYLPPWKLSTLVAEFQSLLEPLDRVKRLLHYASLLPPLPASSRTDSNRVMGCTARVWLDAQMDSEGNIRFWADSDSEITKGFCACLVSVLDGAGPEEVLQLKTEDLAALNVGLPGGERSRVNTWHNVLVSMQKRTRALVAQKEGKTPFEPFPSLVITTEGIQPKGTYAEAQARYLSPDKLKVKELVHVLKEKQIGVVAHFYMDPEVQGILTEAQKEWPHIHISDSLVMADSAVKMVKSGCKFITVLGVDFMSENVRAILDKAGFGEVGVYRMSNERIGCSLADAAATPDYMDYLESASNSLPSLHVVYINTSLETKAYSHELVPTITCTSSNVVPTILQAFAQVPDLNIWYGPDSYMGANIKELFQQMTLMSDEEIAEIHPKHNRDSIKSLLPRLHYYENGTCIVHHLFGHEVVERINEMYCDAFLTAHFEVPGEMFSLAMEAKRRGMGVVGSTQNILDFIKQRVQEALDRNVDDHLQFVLGTESGMVTSIVAAVRSLLDSSNSTSSTKINVEIVFPVSSDSMTKTSTRASPALKSVKAGDDIILPVVPGVASGEGCSIHGGCASCPYMKMNSLGSLLNVCHHLPDERNNLKAYETERFKSQTPQGKSIADVGCQPILHMRHFQAKKELSEELVYQVLGSHGNGK from the exons ATGGATTTCTCTTCTTCCATGGCCATTAAACCTTCTTCTTCGAGCTGTTCATCGTTGTTTGCAATCTCTCGAGCCCAAAATTCAAGCCCCAAACCACTCCATTTCAACTTTCATGGAATACCCAGAAACCATCAAAGCTCTTTCTTCAAGTCCCTTAAATGCATTCAATCTCCTCCTCCTGGTTCTCTTCCTTCAAACCCCACTTCGTTTTCATGCTCTGCTGTTACACTGTCACCAACCCAGACCTCCTATCTCCCACCGTGGAAGCTTTCGACCCTCGTTGCCGAATTTCAGTCCCTTCTAGAGCCTCTCGATCGAGTCAAGCGTCTCCTTCACTACGCTTCTCTTCTCCCTCCTCTCCCTGCTTCATCCCGGACTGATTCGAACCGGGTTATGGGCTGTACAGCCCGAGTTTGGCTCGACGCCCAGATGGACTCCGAAGGGAACATCAGATTCTGGGCCGACAGTGATTCCGAGATTACCAAAGGGTTCTGTGCTTGCTTGGTTTCGGTTCTTGATGGGGCGGGGCCGGAAGAAGTGTTGCAGTTGAAAACAGAGGATTTAGCGGCGCTTAACGTCGGACTCCCCGGTGGTGAAAGGTCTCGTGTTAACACTTGGCATAATGTTTTAGTTAGTATGCAGAAACGAACCAGGGCTTTGGTTGCTCAAAAGGAAGGAAAGACACCATTTGAGCCATTTCCATCATTAGTGATCACTACTGAAGGTATTCAGCCAAAGGGAACCTATGCCGAGGCTCAG GCAAGGTATTTATCCCCTGACAAGTTAAAGGTGAAAGAACTTGTCCATGTTCTTAAAGAAAAGCAAATTGGTGTGGTTGCTCATTTTTATATGGACCCTGAAGTGCAAGGCATCTTAACTGAAGCTCAGAAAGAATGGCCTCACATTCATATATCTGACTCATTGGTGATGGCTGATTCAGCTGTTAAGATGGTAAAATCTGGATGTAAATTCATCACTGTTTTGGGTGTTGATTTTATGTCAGAAAATGTACGGGCAATTCTTGATAAAGCTGGCTTTGGAGAG GTTGGTGTTTACAGGATGTCAAATGAACGCATTGGTTGTTCTTTGGCTGATGCTGCCGCTACTCCTGATTATATGGACTATCTTGAGTCAGCTTCTAACTCGCTTCCTTCCTTGCATGTTGTTTACATTAATACGTCGCTAGAAACAAAAGCTTATTCTCATGAGCTTGTACCTACAATCACTTGTACTTCTTCAAATGTTGTCCCAACCATTCTCCAG GCTTTTGCTCAAGTTCCAGACTTGAATATATGGTATGGACCCGATTCCTACATGGGTGCGAATATTAAAGAATTGTTCCAGCAGATGACTTTGATGTCCGATGAGGAAATTGCTGAAATACACCCAAAACATAACAGAGACTCTATTAAATCATTGCTACCTCGCCTGCACTATTATGAG AATGGAACATGTATTGTGCATCATCTTTTTGGGCATGAAGTTGTAGAGAGGATAAATGAAATGTACTGTGATGCATTTCTCACAGCACATTTTGAGGTTCCCGGAGAAATGTTCTCATTGGCAATGGAAGCCAAGAGAAGAGGAATGGGTGTTGTAGGCTCGACTCAGAACATTTTGGATTTTATAAAACAAAGGGTTCAGGAAGCACTAGACAGAAATGTCGATGACCACCTCCAATTTGTCTTGGGTACAGAATCGGGAATGGTGACTTCAATTGTTGCTGCAGTTCGCAGTTTGTTAGATTCTTCAAACTCGACTTCTAGCACAAAAATCAACGTTGAAATTGTCTTTCCGGTCTCATCAGACTCTATGACAAAAACATCTACAAGAGCATCACCTGCACTTAAATCAGTTAAAGCTGGTGATGATATTATACTCCCTGTTGTACCCGGAGTTGCAAGCGGTGAAGGATGTTCTATTCATGGTGGCTGTGCATCTTGTCCTTACATGAAG ATGAACTCTCTTGGCTCGCTCTTAAACGTTTGCCACCATTTACCTGATGAAAGAAACAATCTTAAAGCATACGAAACCGAACGATTCAAGTCGCAAACCCCGCAAGGAAAATCTATTGCAGATGTTGGATGTCAGCCTATACTGCATATGAGACACTTTCAG GCAAAGAAAGAACTGTCAGAGGAACTTGTCTACCAGGTTCTTGGTTCACACGGTAATGGGAAATAG